A window of the Gossypium hirsutum isolate 1008001.06 chromosome A03, Gossypium_hirsutum_v2.1, whole genome shotgun sequence genome harbors these coding sequences:
- the LOC107887690 gene encoding uncharacterized protein, translated as MTAITNTLSYWLNWRFLVCSLFLLAYLALATILICKFEGRRRSRNQDRENQEVAPGVIYEEEAWSTCFKCIHPAWLLAFRMFAFITLLTLLVINVIVDGIGIFIFYTQWTFTLVTIYFLLGSAVSIYGCQKIWAQALGDSPDHVSSDIEQGTEVTPTPGETTVASNESQHFDDCKIAGPWIYTFQIIYQASAGAAVLTDLVFWIILFPFITSGYGLELMLVICMHSVNVVFLLGDTILNCLRLPFFRVAYFFLWTCIYVLFQWVLHAYSNIPWPYPFLDLTPSYAPLWYLGVGMMHLPAYGIYALVVRLKEVIYSRLFPESYRKFT; from the exons ATGACTGCCATAACCAACACCTTGAGTTACTGGTTGAATTGGAGGTTCCTAGTTTGTTCATTATTCCTCTTAGCCTATTTGGCTCTAGCAACAATTTTAATTTGCAAATTCGAAGGTCGAAGAAGATCGAGAAATCAGGATAGGGAAAATCAGGAGGTAGCTCCAGGGGTGATATATGAGGAGGAAGCTTGGAGTACATGTTTCAAATGCATTCACCCTGCTTGGCTGCTTGCTTTTAGAATGTTTGCTTTCATCACACTTCTAACATTGCTTGTCATTAATGTCattgtcgatggaattggcatatTTATCTTTTATACTCA GTGGACATTTACTTTGGTCACAATATACTTTCTG CTTGGATCTGCAGTCTCCATATACGGATGTCAAAAAATCTGGGCACAAGCTCTTGGTGATAGCCCTGATCATGTAAGTTCAGATATCGAGCAAGGCACTGAAGTAACTCCCACTCCTGGAGAAACTACAGTTGCGTCCAACGAGTCCCAACATTTTGATGACTGCAAAATAGCTGGTCCATGGATTTATACCTTTCAAATTATCTATcag GCTTCTGCGGGTGCAGCGGTGCTCACTGATTTAGTATTTTGGATCATTCTTTTTCCATTTATAACTTCCGGATACGGTCTTGAATTG ATGCTTGTTATATGTATGCACTCGGTCAATGTCGTTTTCCTACTTGGTGACACAATTTTGAATTGCTTG CGGCTACCATTTTTTCGAGTCGCATATTTTTTCTTATGGACCTGCATTTATGTTTTATTCCAATGGGTCCTCCACGCTTATTCTAACATTCCGTGGCCATATCCATTCCTTGACTTGACACCTTCTTATGCTCCGTTATG GTACTTAGGAGTCGGAATGATGCACTTACCAGCCTATGGCATCTATGCTTTAGTAGTAAGACTCAAGGAAGTTATTTACTCAAGGTTGTTCCCTGAGTCGTATAGGAAATTTACGTAA